The genomic interval CACCGGGGCGCAGGGCAACACGCTCTCGAACAGCCTGCGCTATCTGGTCTCCGGCAGCTTCACCGTCTTCGTACCCAGCACCGACAGCGGCTCGGTGATCCAGTCGACGATCCAGTACCGCGGCTTCGACCCGTTCAGCATCACCGGCCAGTCGAACTTCGGCACCGGCTACGAGCCCGGCGGTGAACCCTCCGCCGCGACCTGCACCTACGTCGCCGACAACACCAACCGGAGCAACGACAACTGCTTCTCCACCACCTTCGGCCCCCGGGCGGCCGGCTACAACGGCTACTTCTGGACCACCGACACCCCCGGCGGGATCCCGGCCGGCAACGCCAGCAACGGCACCTCCGGAGACGGCGTCGCCTCCCCCGGACAGACCTACTACGACCGGCTGCACCTCTACTCGACCAGCGGACCGGCGCTGACCGGCGCGGCGATCTGCGACAAGTGGAACCCGGCCGAGACCCGGATCGTCGGGATCGGCCGGGCGTACCGGAACAACACCGTCGTCGCCGCCTCCGAGTACACGGTGGAGTACGCCGTGCTGCCGATGGCCGACGACAACGCCCGCCGGACCACCTCCTGCGGCACCGGCACCTGGTATCCCTCGGTCGAGGCGGCCGGCGGGGCGAGCCTGGTCAACGCGGTCCGGTTCACCCCGAACTGGACCATCGCCAACGGCGAGACCAGCTATTTCCACCCGCAGTTCCAGGTGCAGCCGAACCCGGTCGGCACCATCCTGGCCAACTTCGACAGCGCCCGGCTCGGTGCCGCCGAGACCTGGGGGCCGTCGTTCTACAACCGGGTCACCAACAACCCGTCGTACACCGGAAACCGGCTGACCGTCACCGACGGGGTGCTCCGGGTGGCCAAGACCAACAACCTGCCGCCCAGCCAGCAGTTCATCGCGGCCGGCGGCACCGTCACCTACACCCTGACCCCGACGGTGACCCGGGCGACCTCGGCGACCAGCCCGGTCGGCGGGGTACGGATCACCGACACCCTGCCCGGCTGCCTGAGCTACGTCGCCGGCAGCGCGCACTACGTCTCCGGCGGCGCCAGCCTCGGCGTCGAGCTGACCGCCGGCAACAACGGCGCGGACGGCATCCCGTGCACCGGGGACAGCGGCGAGACCGGGCAGAGCCTGCTGCTCAAGCTCGGGCCGATCGTCCCCGGCGGCAGCATCCCGGCGATCGCCTTCCAGGCCACCGCGCTGCGGATCACCCCGGACAGCACCGGCGCGGCCAACACCGCCGTGATCGGCTCCGACGCGGCGGTACCGATCGACCTGGCTAAACGCACCGCCACCTCTACGATCACGGTACGCAACCAGACCCAGTTGGCCATCTCGGAGACCACCGCCACCCCGCAGATCACCGGCGACGAGCCGCTGAGCTACACGATCGCGTACCGGAACGTCACCGGACTGACCATCCCCTCGCTGGTGATCCTCTCCGAGCTGCCGTACAACGGCGACGGGCGGTCGTCGTTCAGCGGCACCCTGACGTACGCCGGATCCACCGCGCCGGCCGGCGCCACGGTGCAGTGCACGACCCGGCCGCACGGCACGCACACCGGCGACCCGGCCGACTATTCGACGGCGGCCTGCGGCCCGGCCACCACCGGGGTACGGATCGTCGTCACCAACCTGACCAACACCACCGTCAACGCGGTCCGGCTCAACCTGACCACCAGCGGCAACAACACCGGTGACCGGTACGTCAACACCAGCACCGGCAGCTATCTGCCCAGCGGTGGCAGCACCCCGATCACGCTGCCCAGCGAGACCGCACAGGTGACCGTGGTGTCGTCGACGATCAGCGGACGCACCTGGCGGGACGCGAACGCCGACGGGATCCGGCAGTCCGGCGAGGGCCCGCTGGGCGGCTTCCCGGTGGCGCTCTCCGGCACCAACGACCTGGGCAGTCCGGTGACCCGGTCGACGACGACCGCCGCCGACGGGACGTACGCCTTCACCGGGCTGCGGGCCGGCACCTACACCGTGACGTTCAACCCGGCCGCGCTCGCCGCGGACCAGCGCTTCTCGCCGCAGGGCCAGGGCGCCAACCGGGGGGTCGACTCGGACGGCGATCCGAGCACCGGCGCCACCGCCGTACTGGCGCTCGGCACCGGCGCCACCCGCAGCGACATCGACCAGGGGATCCGGCTGGTCCCGCCCACCGTCACCGTCACGCCGTCGCGCGTCAGCACGAACTTCGGCGACGAGGTGACGCTGACCGCCGACGTCTCGCCCTCCGCCGCCACCGGCACGGTCACCTTCACCGCCGGCGTGACCACCGGCCCGTCGGCCGGCTCGACGGTCACCCTCGGCACCGCGCCCCTCAGCGGCGGGCGGGCGACGCTGACGGTGACGCTGCCGGCGTACGGGCCGAACACGGTGACCGCCGGCTACGGCGGGGACGCGACCTATCCGGCCGGCACCTCCAGCGGGCATGTGGTGCAGGTCTCCGCCGCCAATACCCGACTGCTGGTCAGCGAGTTCCGGCTCTCCGGCCCCGGTGGCCCGACCGACCAGTACGTCGAGCTGACCAACACCAGCCCGTTCGCCGTCCCGCTGGCCGGGTTCACGGTGAAGACCGACAACGGCGCCGCCGTCACACTCCCCCGGACGGCACCGACCCTCGGCTCCGGCCGGGCGTACCTGGTGGTCGGCGGCGGGTACTCGCTCTCCTCGCTGGCCGCGCCGGACCTCGTCGTCGCCACCCTGGGCACCACCGGCGGGGTCCGGACGACCGCACCCGACGCGGCCGGCACGGTCACCGACGCGGCCGGGTCGAGTCCCGGGTACTCCACCGGCACCCCGCTGCCCGCGCTGACCGGCCAGCCGACCGACCAGTACGCCTGGGTGCGGCTGGCCCAGACCGGCACGTTGCAGAACACCCGCGACAACAACACCGACTTCGCCCTCGTCTCCAGCACGGGCGGCCCGGTCGGCGGGGTGCAGTCCACCCTGGGCTCCGCCTCGCCGAGCGGCACCACCAGCCCGGTACGCCGACCGGCCCACCTGGTCTCGTCACTGATCGACCCCGACCGGCCGGTCAACGCCGCACCGAACCGGGAGGTGACCGCCGGCCAACCCCGCATCCTGACCGTCCGGCGCACCATCACCAACAACTCGGGCAGCACGGTCACCTCGGCCCGGCTCCGGATCATCTCGATCAGCGCGGCGAACGGCGCACCGAAGCCGGGCGTACCGAGCCAGCCGGCGGACCCGGCCCGGCTGCGGGCGGTGAACTCGGCGACGCCGGTCACGGCGATCACGGTCGGCGGCCGTACGGTACTGGCGCACAGCGTCACGCTGGCGGCTCCGGCCACCGATCCACCGGGCGGTGGCCTGAACAGCACCCTCGCCGTTCCGCTGCCCAGCGGCGGGCTGCCGGCCGGGGAGAGCGTCTCGGTCTCGATCACGTTCGCCGTCGACAGCGGCCGGACCTTCTGGTTCACCTATGACGTCGAGGTTTAGCCCGTCGGTCCGGGCCGCGGTGCTGCTCGCGGTCACCGCCGCCGTCATCCTGATCGGCCTGCTGCTCTTCACCTCGGACCCGGCGAACCGGGAGTCCGACCGACCTGCCCCGGTGCCGGAACAGTCCGTCCCGGCGCCGGAACAGCGCGCCCCCACCCCGAACCGGCAGGTCTCGGCGCCGGTCGAGTCCGGCACGCCGGCCGGCGACGCCGGAGAACTGCCGCCGGCCCCTGAACCGGCGGACCGCTGATGACGACCGGAGCGGCGACCGGGCACGGCACCGACGGGAAACCGCACGACCGCCAGCCCACCGGTCGACGGGCGGACGAGCCGACCGGAGCGGCGTCGGCCGGCCCGGCCTGCGGCACGACGACCCCTGGACGGTCGGCGTACGGGCTGCGGGTGCACGGCCTCGACGAGGTCGCCGAACTCGGGCCGGCCCGGGAGTGCCGGCCCGACGCACCAACCGTCCGGGTGGGGCAGGCGGCCGGACCACCGCCCGGACCGCTGCCGCTGGACGGCCGGCGCGGGGTACGGGTACTCGCCGACGGCCGGCACCTGGCGCTCGATCGGGACCGGGGCCGGGCCACCTTCTACGGTCCACCGCTCGCGGCCGATCTGCTCGCCCACCCGTACCTCGGTGCGGTGGCCACGGTCTTCAACCGGTGGGCCGGTCGGGAAGCGTTCCACGCCGGGGCCTTCGTGCTCGGCGGACGCGCCTGGGCGCTGCTCGGTCCGCGTACCGCCGGCAAGAGCAGCCTGCTGGCGGCGCTGGCCGACGCCCGGGTGCCGGTGCTCACCGACGACATCCTGGTGGTCGACGGCACCACCGGGTACGCCGGGCCGCGCTGCCTGGACCTGCGCCGACCGGTACCCGGTCTCCGGCTCGACTGCCGGCCGGCCCGGCGGGACAGCCGGTCCCGGGTACTGCTGCCGCCGGTCCCGGCCCGGGTGCCGCTCGGCGGCTGGCTCTTCCTGAGCTGGGGAGACACCCTCGGGATGACCCCGCTGGGCGCACCGGAGCTGCTGGCCCGACTCGCGTGCCGGCGGTCGTGGCGGAACCTGCCGTCGGATCCGGCGACCATGCTGGCCCTGGCCACCCTGCCCGCCTGGGACCTGGTCCGCCCGCCGGACTGGAGACTCCTCGACGCCACCTGCCGGTTGCTGACCCTCACCCTGACCGGCTCGCCCGCCCCGGCACCGACGCCCACCTCGGCACCGGAACCGATGGCCGAGCCGGAGCCGGTACCCGCACCACGATCGGCGGCGACGACCGCGACGGGGGCGGCGGCGACCGCGCAGGCCGTACGCGGTCTCGGGCTCGACGCCCTGGCGGTGCGGACCGCAGCGGCGCTGCGCGACCGGGGCATCGCGAGCGTCCTGCTCAAGGGTGCCGGCCTGGCCCACCGGCTGCGGAACGCCGGATCCCGCCGGTACGGCGACGTCGACCTGCTCGTCGCGCCGGCCACCTTCGACGCGACCCAGCGGGTGCTCCGCGACCTCGGGTACCGGCCGATCCTGGCCGGCGCCCGCCAGGACGACTGGGCACACTGGCACGCCCGCCCGTGGCGGGCACCCGGACCGGCCGCGCTCACCGTCGACCTGCACCGGGGATTCGCCGGGGTCGCCGATCCGGTGGCGTTCTGGTCGGCGGTCTCCACCACGGCCGAACGGCTGGACCTGGCCGGCGGCACGGTGACGGTACCGGACGAACCCTGCGCCGCGCTGCTGGTCGCACTGCACGCCGCCAGTCCGGGCCGGTCCGGGCGCCCCGGGGACGATCTGGCCCGGGCCCTGGCGGTGCTGCCGGCAGCGACCTGGCGGGCGGCGGCCGGAATCGCCCGACGGACCGGCGCGGTTCCGGCCTTCGCGGTCGGGCTGCGCCGGGACGCGCGGGGCGACGCGCTCGCCACAGAGTTGGGACTGCCACGCCGGACGGCGGTCACCGGCTGGCTCGCCGCGCATCGCGGCAGGTCGGCGGCGTACTCGCTGGCCCGGCTCGCCGAGCTGCCGACCTGCCGTGCCCGGCTCCGGCATCTCGGCCTGCGGCTGGTGCCGTCGCCGGCCGCGATGCGGCACGCGTACCCGCTGGCCGGCCGGGGGGTCGCGGGGCTGCTGCTCGCCTATCTCCTCCGGGTCGGCGACCTCGCCCGGCGTACCCCGGGTGGCCTGTGGGAGTTGCGGATCGCGACCCGGCGGGCCGGCGGTGACCAGCGGTGACGGCGGTACCGGCCCGCTGGCTCCGGGTGTCGGGTCGAGCGGTGTCCGCACTGCTCCGGCTGGCCC from Plantactinospora sp. BC1 carries:
- a CDS encoding SdrD B-like domain-containing protein, with protein sequence MHHRPSRTLRSPQRFLLAATVVTGTVAAAGMVAPAAPAAAAVNQISLAVLSDGTAPFDSLDSGPTNGVVRTRDVLSYEWRYSSDSGAPGPVTFVQTLDTSPRVRFDASNLAQCTGPDAGTLSADGHTLTCSVAVDATGAGSVPITVTLDGSVPNGTVINSTLTANSGALVGGSRSTTVAAMPQLNLQARLWGTPTAASVGGAAGSGYVFSFVVTQPANAKGTELVTAPLTFTADLSTISPNAVLVAGSCAPVNHGGYAIPYGRIGINPNATANNSVVNSGTVSCSQTGRVVTVTVTGADLAGTSNPTTGAQGNTLSNSLRYLVSGSFTVFVPSTDSGSVIQSTIQYRGFDPFSITGQSNFGTGYEPGGEPSAATCTYVADNTNRSNDNCFSTTFGPRAAGYNGYFWTTDTPGGIPAGNASNGTSGDGVASPGQTYYDRLHLYSTSGPALTGAAICDKWNPAETRIVGIGRAYRNNTVVAASEYTVEYAVLPMADDNARRTTSCGTGTWYPSVEAAGGASLVNAVRFTPNWTIANGETSYFHPQFQVQPNPVGTILANFDSARLGAAETWGPSFYNRVTNNPSYTGNRLTVTDGVLRVAKTNNLPPSQQFIAAGGTVTYTLTPTVTRATSATSPVGGVRITDTLPGCLSYVAGSAHYVSGGASLGVELTAGNNGADGIPCTGDSGETGQSLLLKLGPIVPGGSIPAIAFQATALRITPDSTGAANTAVIGSDAAVPIDLAKRTATSTITVRNQTQLAISETTATPQITGDEPLSYTIAYRNVTGLTIPSLVILSELPYNGDGRSSFSGTLTYAGSTAPAGATVQCTTRPHGTHTGDPADYSTAACGPATTGVRIVVTNLTNTTVNAVRLNLTTSGNNTGDRYVNTSTGSYLPSGGSTPITLPSETAQVTVVSSTISGRTWRDANADGIRQSGEGPLGGFPVALSGTNDLGSPVTRSTTTAADGTYAFTGLRAGTYTVTFNPAALAADQRFSPQGQGANRGVDSDGDPSTGATAVLALGTGATRSDIDQGIRLVPPTVTVTPSRVSTNFGDEVTLTADVSPSAATGTVTFTAGVTTGPSAGSTVTLGTAPLSGGRATLTVTLPAYGPNTVTAGYGGDATYPAGTSSGHVVQVSAANTRLLVSEFRLSGPGGPTDQYVELTNTSPFAVPLAGFTVKTDNGAAVTLPRTAPTLGSGRAYLVVGGGYSLSSLAAPDLVVATLGTTGGVRTTAPDAAGTVTDAAGSSPGYSTGTPLPALTGQPTDQYAWVRLAQTGTLQNTRDNNTDFALVSSTGGPVGGVQSTLGSASPSGTTSPVRRPAHLVSSLIDPDRPVNAAPNREVTAGQPRILTVRRTITNNSGSTVTSARLRIISISAANGAPKPGVPSQPADPARLRAVNSATPVTAITVGGRTVLAHSVTLAAPATDPPGGGLNSTLAVPLPSGGLPAGESVSVSITFAVDSGRTFWFTYDVEV
- a CDS encoding nucleotidyltransferase family protein — encoded protein: MTTGAATGHGTDGKPHDRQPTGRRADEPTGAASAGPACGTTTPGRSAYGLRVHGLDEVAELGPARECRPDAPTVRVGQAAGPPPGPLPLDGRRGVRVLADGRHLALDRDRGRATFYGPPLAADLLAHPYLGAVATVFNRWAGREAFHAGAFVLGGRAWALLGPRTAGKSSLLAALADARVPVLTDDILVVDGTTGYAGPRCLDLRRPVPGLRLDCRPARRDSRSRVLLPPVPARVPLGGWLFLSWGDTLGMTPLGAPELLARLACRRSWRNLPSDPATMLALATLPAWDLVRPPDWRLLDATCRLLTLTLTGSPAPAPTPTSAPEPMAEPEPVPAPRSAATTATGAAATAQAVRGLGLDALAVRTAAALRDRGIASVLLKGAGLAHRLRNAGSRRYGDVDLLVAPATFDATQRVLRDLGYRPILAGARQDDWAHWHARPWRAPGPAALTVDLHRGFAGVADPVAFWSAVSTTAERLDLAGGTVTVPDEPCAALLVALHAASPGRSGRPGDDLARALAVLPAATWRAAAGIARRTGAVPAFAVGLRRDARGDALATELGLPRRTAVTGWLAAHRGRSAAYSLARLAELPTCRARLRHLGLRLVPSPAAMRHAYPLAGRGVAGLLLAYLLRVGDLARRTPGGLWELRIATRRAGGDQR